In one window of Gossypium arboreum isolate Shixiya-1 chromosome 4, ASM2569848v2, whole genome shotgun sequence DNA:
- the LOC108458856 gene encoding uncharacterized protein LOC108458856, producing the protein MAKNDALIQSQASTLENLENQMVALQSGKIVEPSEVVVEDEPTEKEESQPTVEVPTPKKLDAEKSDEQLHINISLADALEQMSNYVKFIKDILSKKKKLSEYEIVALMKECSAFLQNKLPLKLKDLESFMIPYNIRESYCNKALYVLGASINLMAKSIFKLLGIGEVKPITVTLQLADRSLPYPKGKIEDV; encoded by the exons ATGGCGAAAAATGACGCCTTAATACAAAGTCAAGCATCAACACTGGAAAATCTGGAGAACCAAATGG TTGCATTACAAAGTGGTAAGATTGTGGAACCCAGTGAGGTTGTGGTTGAAGATGAGCCTACTGAAAAGGAGGAAAGTCAACCAACAGTTGAAGTTCCTACACCAAAAAAATTAGATGCTGAAAAATCTGATGAG CAACTACATATCAATATTTCATTAGCAGATGCTTTAGAACAAATGTCCAACTACGTGAAGTTTATAAAGGATATTCTATCCAAGAAGAAAAAGCTTAGTGAGTATGAGATTGTTGCTTTGATGAAGGAGTGCAGTGCGTTCTTACAAAATAAGCTACCTCTGAAATTGAAAGACCTTGAAAGCTTTATGATACCCTATAACATCAGAGAATCTTACTGCAATAAAGCTTTGTACGTCCTTGGAGCAAGCATCAACTTGATggccaaatctattttcaaactATTGGGAATAGGTGAAGTAAAACCCATTACTGTGACACTTCAACTTGCAGACCGCTCATTACCATATCCTAagggaaagatcgaggatgtttaG